A part of Halobacillus shinanisalinarum genomic DNA contains:
- the recX gene encoding recombination regulator RecX, whose amino-acid sequence MAKITRITTQKRNKNRYNIFLDRGQGETYGFSVDEDILVKFQLQKSMELEESSINALVQKDTIHKTYTLAINYLTFRMRSEKEIHDYLLKKEAEEEHIDEIINRLKKEKLLNDQEFANSLVRTRMQTSSKGPLLVKKELIEKGVKPQLAEEALDYFPFNKRVEKAVKFAKKKLNSDRKKSHRQQIQNVQQTLMQKGFQTDVIKEALDQLPEEEGEENSEWEAIIYQGEKLLRKYERKAEGFELKQKIKTGLYRKGFPFDLIDQFIEENIDNK is encoded by the coding sequence TTGGCAAAAATTACTCGGATTACGACACAGAAAAGAAATAAGAATCGTTATAATATCTTTTTGGATCGAGGTCAAGGAGAGACCTACGGTTTCAGCGTAGACGAAGATATCCTTGTGAAATTCCAGCTCCAAAAATCGATGGAGCTTGAGGAATCAAGCATCAACGCTTTAGTCCAAAAAGATACGATACATAAGACATATACCCTCGCTATCAACTATTTAACCTTCCGAATGCGTTCAGAAAAAGAAATTCATGATTATTTACTTAAAAAAGAAGCTGAGGAAGAGCATATTGATGAGATAATCAACCGTTTAAAAAAGGAAAAATTGCTCAACGATCAGGAGTTTGCAAATTCACTTGTGAGAACACGTATGCAGACCTCAAGTAAAGGTCCGCTTTTAGTAAAAAAAGAGCTGATTGAAAAAGGGGTTAAGCCGCAATTAGCTGAAGAGGCACTAGACTATTTCCCTTTTAATAAACGAGTGGAAAAAGCGGTGAAGTTCGCAAAGAAAAAGCTGAATAGCGATAGGAAGAAATCACACCGGCAACAAATCCAAAATGTACAGCAGACCTTGATGCAAAAAGGGTTTCAAACCGATGTCATTAAGGAAGCTCTTGATCAGCTTCCTGAAGAGGAAGGTGAGGAGAATTCAGAATGGGAGGCGATTATTTATCAAGGAGAGAAATTGTTGAGAAAATATGAGCGGAAAGCCGAGGGATTTGAATTAAAGCAAAAGATCAAAACAGGTTTATACCGTAAAGGTTTTCCATTCGATTTGATCGATCAGTTTATTGAGGAGAACATTGATAACAAATGA
- the ptsG gene encoding glucose-specific PTS transporter subunit IIBC, producing MFKNAFGTLQKVGKALMLPVALLPAAGILLAFGTSFAQDDFVNKVPFFGTPWVQTLLKVMEEAGGIVFDNLPLLFAVGVAIGLAKGDGVAGLAAIIGYLIMNVVMGVLGEVTADMTSDPAYAEVLGIPTLQTGVFGGIIVGILAATMYNRYYNIELPQFLGFFAGKRFVPIITAFTSLFLGIIMLFVWPYAQSALNALSYLMLETNQTISVFFFGVIERALIPFGLHHIFYSPFWFEFGTYTNAAGEIIRGDQAIFFAQLKDGVEFTAGTFMVGKFPFMMFGLPAAALAIYHTAKPERKKVVGGIMASAALTSFLTGITEPLEFSFLFVAPLLFGIHAIFAGFSFMIMEILGVKIGQTFSGGLIDFILFGVMPNRTEWWWVIIVGLVFAVIYYFGFRWAILKFNLATPGREDEAQDADGDGEVGDLPFEILEAMGGQENIDHLDACITRLRVSVNDKGNVNKNRLKKLGASGVMEVGNNIQAIFGPVSDTLRGQMQDIIDGKTPRSREDVAEIVNEAKSAEAPVTKGDLEFISPMKGNVLPITEVPDQVFSGRMMGDGFAIEPEDGKIISPINGKVLNVFPTKHAIGLQADNGMEILIHIGIDTVKLKGEGFTALIEEGDTIKQGQALMEVDLEYVKENAPSIVTPIVFTNLGEDQSVEVKATGEVKHNDPDIIQINK from the coding sequence TTGTTTAAGAATGCTTTTGGTACATTGCAAAAAGTCGGAAAAGCTTTAATGCTTCCTGTAGCATTGCTTCCAGCTGCTGGTATTCTACTGGCATTTGGTACAAGCTTTGCTCAAGACGATTTTGTTAATAAAGTACCATTTTTCGGAACGCCGTGGGTCCAAACTTTACTTAAAGTCATGGAGGAAGCTGGCGGGATCGTTTTTGACAATTTACCGTTGCTATTTGCCGTAGGTGTTGCGATTGGTTTGGCAAAAGGTGACGGGGTTGCCGGTCTTGCCGCAATCATTGGTTATCTCATTATGAACGTCGTGATGGGGGTTCTTGGTGAGGTTACAGCCGATATGACATCAGATCCTGCGTATGCTGAGGTCCTTGGAATCCCCACATTGCAGACGGGTGTATTTGGCGGTATCATCGTCGGGATCTTAGCTGCCACGATGTATAATCGGTACTACAATATTGAACTTCCGCAGTTCTTAGGCTTTTTTGCCGGGAAGCGGTTTGTGCCGATTATTACAGCATTTACATCATTGTTCCTTGGTATAATCATGCTTTTCGTGTGGCCGTATGCACAATCTGCTCTAAATGCGTTGTCTTATTTAATGTTAGAAACGAACCAAACGATTTCCGTGTTTTTCTTCGGTGTGATTGAACGTGCGTTAATTCCATTTGGGTTGCACCATATTTTCTATTCACCTTTCTGGTTTGAATTTGGCACGTACACGAATGCTGCAGGAGAAATTATTCGGGGAGACCAGGCGATATTTTTTGCCCAATTGAAAGATGGGGTTGAATTTACAGCAGGTACATTCATGGTCGGAAAATTTCCATTCATGATGTTCGGTCTGCCCGCTGCGGCCCTTGCGATTTATCATACAGCTAAGCCTGAACGCAAGAAGGTAGTCGGTGGGATTATGGCTTCGGCTGCATTGACATCTTTCCTAACAGGGATTACCGAGCCACTTGAATTCTCATTCTTATTCGTAGCGCCATTACTATTCGGAATTCACGCCATATTTGCTGGTTTCTCCTTTATGATCATGGAGATTCTGGGAGTGAAGATTGGACAAACCTTCTCAGGGGGACTGATCGACTTCATTCTTTTCGGTGTCATGCCGAACCGTACGGAATGGTGGTGGGTGATCATTGTTGGTCTCGTATTCGCCGTGATTTATTACTTTGGCTTCCGCTGGGCTATTCTTAAGTTCAACCTTGCTACACCAGGACGTGAGGATGAAGCACAAGATGCAGATGGTGATGGTGAAGTTGGCGATCTTCCATTTGAAATATTAGAAGCTATGGGCGGTCAAGAAAATATCGATCACTTAGATGCGTGTATTACGAGGCTTCGCGTGTCCGTGAACGATAAAGGAAACGTTAATAAGAACCGTTTGAAAAAACTTGGTGCTTCGGGCGTTATGGAAGTTGGGAACAACATCCAGGCGATCTTCGGACCAGTATCTGATACACTAAGAGGGCAAATGCAAGATATCATTGATGGAAAAACGCCTCGTTCTAGAGAAGATGTTGCTGAAATTGTGAATGAAGCAAAAAGTGCAGAAGCACCTGTAACGAAGGGTGATTTAGAGTTCATCAGCCCAATGAAGGGAAACGTTCTTCCTATAACAGAGGTGCCAGACCAAGTATTCTCTGGTAGAATGATGGGGGATGGATTTGCGATCGAACCGGAAGATGGTAAAATCATTTCACCGATTAACGGTAAAGTGTTGAATGTATTCCCTACAAAGCACGCAATCGGACTTCAAGCAGATAACGGAATGGAAATCCTGATCCACATTGGAATAGACACTGTGAAGCTCAAAGGAGAAGGGTTTACGGCTCTTATTGAAGAAGGAGACACAATTAAACAAGGCCAAGCCCTGATGGAAGTGGACCTTGAATATGTGAAAGAAAATGCTCCTTCTATAGTGACACCTATCGTCTTTACCAATTTAGGTGAGGACCAGTCTGTTGAAGTGAAAGCAACTGGTGAAGTGAAGCATAACGATCCAGATATTATTCAAATTAACAAGTAA
- a CDS encoding metal-dependent hydrolase yields MDTGTHVVMGVALGGLATLDPAVQADPMLFNAVLVGTLAGSQAPDFDTILKLKNNAVYIRHHRGITHSIPAVILWGLSIPFLIHLFAPEVSFLHLWLWTFLAVILHVFVDVFNAYGTQAYRPFTKRWVAYGFINTFDPYIFIMHLAGIVAWNLGADPGYTWLIIYFVIAIYYVKRYYEKRELIKIVHKYFENVEQIATSPTLKQNVWRIAITTSTNYYVGRAVNGQITIQDEFVNKRIDYEDPVVQKALTDHNIKAFLSFSPVYRYDINYFDEFTEVRFTDLRYRSKGRYPFVALVQIDDEHGEEFEELKILNSYTGWVFTEEKLQNKLSVVPDSK; encoded by the coding sequence ATGGACACTGGCACACACGTTGTTATGGGAGTTGCATTAGGCGGATTAGCTACATTGGACCCTGCTGTTCAAGCTGATCCAATGCTGTTTAATGCCGTTTTAGTGGGTACCCTTGCAGGCTCTCAGGCACCGGATTTTGACACAATTCTCAAACTTAAAAATAACGCTGTTTATATTCGCCATCACCGTGGCATTACTCATTCGATCCCTGCAGTTATCTTATGGGGATTAAGCATTCCTTTTCTTATACATTTATTCGCACCTGAGGTAAGCTTTTTGCACCTTTGGCTATGGACATTTTTAGCTGTTATTCTTCACGTTTTTGTTGACGTGTTTAATGCTTACGGGACCCAAGCCTATCGTCCCTTTACAAAAAGGTGGGTCGCTTATGGATTTATTAACACATTCGATCCCTACATTTTCATTATGCACTTAGCAGGTATTGTAGCATGGAACCTAGGAGCAGACCCAGGATATACATGGCTGATCATTTATTTCGTCATTGCCATCTACTATGTTAAACGATATTACGAAAAACGTGAACTCATTAAAATCGTTCATAAATATTTTGAAAATGTAGAACAAATAGCTACTTCTCCAACGCTTAAGCAAAATGTATGGCGTATTGCTATTACTACATCAACGAATTATTACGTAGGCCGCGCTGTAAATGGCCAGATTACCATCCAGGATGAATTTGTGAACAAGAGGATTGATTATGAGGATCCGGTGGTTCAAAAAGCATTAACTGATCATAATATAAAAGCCTTTCTATCTTTTTCACCTGTGTATCGTTATGACATTAACTATTTTGATGAATTTACAGAAGTCCGCTTCACTGATTTACGTTATCGTTCAAAGGGCCGTTACCCGTTTGTCGCCCTTGTCCAAATAGACGATGAACACGGGGAAGAATTTGAAGAACTTAAAATATTAAATTCTTATACAGGCTGGGTTTTCACGGAGGAAAAACTACAAAATAAGCTTTCCGTTGTTCCCGATTCAAAATGA
- a CDS encoding NUDIX hydrolase yields the protein MKREVLEETGALVTVEGITGVYHNMTLSVVCIVFKGTHHSGEIRPQPGETRDVVFQKMTDENMRQWVTREHFLIRLQDALENEGAAVESYYVKPYTLVHRIESYK from the coding sequence ATAAAACGAGAAGTATTAGAAGAAACAGGTGCCCTGGTGACAGTTGAAGGGATAACAGGTGTCTATCACAATATGACGTTAAGCGTAGTATGTATCGTCTTTAAAGGGACACACCATTCGGGAGAGATTCGTCCTCAGCCGGGTGAGACTAGGGATGTTGTTTTTCAAAAGATGACAGATGAAAATATGAGACAGTGGGTCACTAGGGAGCATTTTTTGATTCGTCTGCAGGATGCATTGGAAAATGAAGGAGCTGCAGTGGAAAGCTATTATGTAAAACCATATACGCTAGTGCACAGAATAGAATCATATAAATAA
- the sspK gene encoding small, acid-soluble spore protein K: MRNKAKGFPNKKMTSAPEDQSEYLALRPDGSINSNPQKRAMHSREREVNQGGKY; this comes from the coding sequence TTGCGTAACAAAGCAAAAGGATTTCCAAATAAAAAGATGACAAGTGCCCCAGAGGATCAAAGTGAATATTTAGCCTTAAGACCCGATGGCAGCATTAACTCTAACCCCCAAAAGAGAGCAATGCACTCAAGGGAACGCGAAGTAAATCAAGGAGGGAAATATTAA
- a CDS encoding YpzG family protein has translation MAHNKSKNHFPRRGTKHLRDRVNGETEQTQSERITEVQMRKRS, from the coding sequence ATGGCTCACAATAAGAGCAAGAATCATTTCCCTAGGCGAGGTACGAAGCACTTAAGAGACAGGGTAAACGGCGAAACTGAACAAACGCAGTCCGAACGCATTACAGAAGTTCAAATGCGTAAAAGAAGCTAA
- a CDS encoding gamma-type small acid-soluble spore protein, translating to MAKQPKQAGKQAAGTDAQHVKQQNQQAAQGQGQFGTEFGAEQTEAQKVRKQNQQSQAKKK from the coding sequence ATGGCTAAACAACCTAAACAAGCAGGTAAGCAAGCAGCTGGTACTGATGCACAACATGTTAAACAGCAAAACCAACAAGCTGCCCAAGGTCAGGGTCAATTTGGTACTGAATTTGGAGCAGAGCAAACTGAGGCACAAAAAGTACGTAAGCAAAATCAACAATCTCAGGCTAAGAAAAAGTAA
- a CDS encoding HAD family hydrolase has protein sequence MIKLFITDLDGTLLGMDHYIKQKDIDSFRQLINHNVELAIATGRMEHEIAEVLRRMELKGHRISQNGAFVHGQNDLLIHSETFTKTIADHVIANIQDYPMVTTVSTATDTYTTEHNEWIDVINKQLFHDITVNPSFVKEFGQTIHPSKFTLHGNEEDITHVHEQVSSQFGQTVDTFISHKNVIDIMPPSINKGNSILALLSHLDIRTDEIACIGDSFNDLSMFAVTPNSYAMSTAHPAVQAKANTVVDHVYEAIEDLTSKGML, from the coding sequence ATGATCAAATTATTCATCACAGACCTGGATGGGACACTGCTTGGAATGGACCATTACATCAAACAAAAGGATATCGATTCCTTTCGTCAACTCATTAATCATAATGTTGAGCTTGCGATCGCTACAGGGCGGATGGAGCATGAAATTGCAGAAGTGCTACGAAGAATGGAACTCAAGGGGCATCGCATCAGTCAAAATGGTGCGTTTGTTCACGGGCAAAATGACCTGCTCATCCACTCAGAAACATTTACTAAAACAATCGCAGACCATGTCATAGCTAACATTCAAGACTATCCTATGGTTACAACTGTATCTACTGCTACAGATACCTATACGACGGAGCACAACGAGTGGATTGACGTAATCAATAAACAGCTTTTTCACGATATTACTGTTAACCCGAGTTTCGTCAAAGAATTCGGACAAACGATCCACCCTTCCAAATTCACTCTGCACGGAAATGAGGAAGATATAACCCATGTCCATGAGCAGGTAAGCAGTCAATTTGGACAAACAGTCGATACTTTTATTTCACACAAGAATGTGATTGATATTATGCCGCCTTCGATTAATAAAGGGAACAGTATTTTAGCTCTATTAAGCCACCTCGACATTAGGACGGATGAAATTGCTTGTATTGGAGATTCCTTTAATGATCTCTCTATGTTTGCCGTGACACCTAATAGTTATGCGATGTCTACAGCACATCCTGCCGTTCAGGCTAAAGCAAATACAGTTGTTGATCATGTTTATGAAGCCATTGAAGATTTAACTAGTAAAGGGATGCTGTAA
- a CDS encoding YfhH family protein, which translates to MERRYSDFSYEELRAEVAELKEKALKAEQLGMVNEYAVHERKIIMAKSYMIDPSQFNATEVYEIEGDPAHTFYIEYMNGVFAWGYRKDKQGERAGDEEEALPISMLGVRK; encoded by the coding sequence ATGGAACGAAGATATAGTGACTTTAGTTACGAGGAACTAAGAGCTGAGGTGGCAGAACTTAAGGAAAAAGCGCTTAAAGCTGAGCAATTAGGCATGGTGAATGAATACGCCGTCCATGAGCGTAAGATAATCATGGCTAAGTCGTATATGATAGATCCAAGCCAATTTAATGCCACCGAAGTTTATGAGATAGAAGGCGATCCAGCACACACGTTTTATATTGAGTATATGAATGGTGTATTTGCATGGGGCTACCGCAAGGATAAACAGGGTGAACGTGCCGGAGATGAAGAGGAGGCACTTCCTATCTCAATGCTTGGAGTGAGAAAATAA
- a CDS encoding YfhJ family protein → MDDTFQRLAEHLYHKNDRLTIDEARVWVELLWEDFEATHAKAGREYKGKQMTEQIVLRWIENYGPRLHDFVATNPKYKELLKKKGPTQ, encoded by the coding sequence ATGGATGATACTTTTCAGCGGCTAGCTGAACACTTATATCATAAGAATGACCGTTTGACGATTGATGAAGCTAGGGTTTGGGTTGAACTACTATGGGAGGACTTTGAAGCGACACACGCCAAAGCTGGCAGGGAATATAAAGGGAAACAAATGACAGAGCAAATTGTATTAAGGTGGATTGAAAATTATGGGCCAAGGTTGCACGACTTTGTGGCAACGAACCCTAAATATAAGGAGCTTTTAAAGAAGAAAGGTCCTACACAGTAA
- a CDS encoding phosphocarrier protein HPr, with protein sequence MTEQTITITSADGLHARPATALVQIAGQYEADVNIEYKGKSVNMKSIMGVMSLGIPNGAEVKFTAEGSDEAEAVEAVVAKVKEEKLGE encoded by the coding sequence ATGACAGAACAAACGATAACGATTACATCAGCGGACGGGCTTCATGCACGTCCAGCAACGGCGTTAGTCCAAATTGCCGGGCAATATGAAGCAGACGTCAATATCGAGTATAAGGGCAAGTCGGTAAACATGAAGTCCATTATGGGCGTAATGTCACTAGGTATTCCTAATGGTGCGGAAGTGAAGTTTACAGCTGAAGGTTCAGATGAAGCGGAAGCTGTTGAAGCCGTTGTGGCAAAAGTAAAAGAAGAGAAACTTGGAGAATAA
- the mutY gene encoding A/G-specific adenine glycosylase: MKVEERIPQIVEHFNQEPFKNQLINWFTKEQRTLPWRENQDPYRVWVSEIMLQQTRVDTVIPYFNHFMALFPTPYDLAVADEQSVLKAWEGLGYYSRARNLQNAVREVVQSYEGVVPYDKQQLKKLKGVGPYTLGAILSIAYDQPEPAVDGNVMRVLSRILHIEDDIAKASTRKLFEALTNEIISVENPSAFNQGLMELGALVCTPKSPSCLLCPVQDHCHAFAKGIEEELPIKSSKKKQKKVPYLALVIENQEGEVLIEQRSSEGLLASMWQYPMVPLADVDKQDIKYWFFGEYGLKIELESTVDNVKHVFSHLIWEMEVVKATIVEGKLDRQNARFVSKDNLETFPYPVSHQKIHMHLL; encoded by the coding sequence ATGAAAGTAGAAGAAAGAATCCCTCAAATAGTAGAACATTTCAATCAAGAACCATTCAAGAATCAATTGATTAATTGGTTTACAAAAGAGCAACGAACACTGCCTTGGAGAGAAAATCAAGATCCTTATCGTGTCTGGGTATCAGAAATTATGCTCCAACAGACACGTGTTGATACAGTCATTCCTTATTTTAATCATTTTATGGCCCTTTTTCCCACCCCTTACGATTTAGCCGTAGCAGATGAACAATCTGTATTAAAGGCATGGGAGGGCTTAGGTTACTATTCCCGAGCGCGCAATTTGCAAAACGCTGTTCGTGAAGTTGTTCAAAGTTACGAAGGGGTCGTACCATACGACAAGCAGCAACTGAAGAAATTAAAAGGCGTCGGTCCTTATACATTAGGAGCGATCTTAAGTATTGCCTACGATCAACCAGAACCTGCAGTTGATGGGAATGTCATGCGTGTTTTATCTCGAATCCTTCACATTGAGGATGATATTGCTAAAGCGAGTACGCGTAAACTATTCGAAGCTCTTACTAATGAAATTATTTCAGTTGAGAATCCGTCTGCATTCAATCAAGGATTAATGGAACTTGGGGCGTTGGTGTGTACGCCTAAATCACCTTCTTGTTTATTATGCCCAGTACAAGACCATTGTCATGCTTTTGCTAAGGGAATTGAAGAAGAACTCCCCATTAAATCATCGAAGAAGAAACAGAAAAAGGTGCCTTATTTAGCCCTTGTTATTGAAAATCAGGAGGGGGAGGTACTCATTGAACAGAGGTCGAGTGAAGGTCTTTTAGCCTCTATGTGGCAATATCCAATGGTCCCTTTGGCAGATGTAGATAAACAAGACATAAAATATTGGTTTTTTGGTGAATATGGGCTAAAAATTGAGCTGGAATCAACTGTAGATAATGTGAAGCATGTCTTTTCCCACCTAATATGGGAGATGGAAGTAGTGAAGGCTACTATTGTCGAAGGGAAACTTGATCGACAAAATGCGCGATTTGTATCAAAAGATAACCTTGAGACGTTTCCATACCCTGTATCCCATCAGAAAATCCACATGCATTTACTTTGA
- a CDS encoding C40 family peptidase, translating to MNKKRLATAVGGTLVGASLWGTTVFADESHKVESGDTLWELSNQYGSSVSELKSWNNINSHIIYVGQSLVVTRDGSSSNEATSSNTSSNTSTYTIKSGDSLSKIASKYNVSVRNLMDWNNLSSSLIITGDQLSINGTSNSTSSSNNHSSSSRESTASANVKTYTVKSGDTLSGIGSRFGVGVSSLKSWNNISGHLIYVGQKLSLKGSALTDKVDTSSNTQPTQVSNSGLIAEAKKHLGTPYQWGGESPAGFDCSGFLQYVFGKEGINTPRTVASIYADNRLESVSNLQVGDIVFFETYKPGASHAGIYVGGNQFIHAGSSRGVEISSLSNPYWSPRYIGAKRF from the coding sequence ATGAATAAAAAACGTTTAGCAACTGCTGTTGGTGGAACTTTAGTCGGGGCATCACTTTGGGGGACTACAGTTTTTGCTGATGAATCACATAAAGTAGAATCTGGCGATACACTTTGGGAGCTTAGTAATCAATACGGTTCTTCTGTATCAGAACTTAAGTCATGGAATAACATTAATAGTCATATCATATATGTTGGTCAGTCGCTGGTTGTAACTAGAGATGGTTCTTCTTCCAACGAAGCAACTTCAAGCAACACAAGCTCAAATACTAGTACATATACAATTAAGAGCGGAGATTCTCTATCAAAGATTGCTAGCAAATATAACGTGTCCGTTAGAAACTTAATGGATTGGAACAACTTGAGTTCTTCATTAATCATCACAGGTGATCAATTGTCGATTAATGGTACAAGCAACTCAACTAGTTCTTCCAATAATCATTCAAGTTCTTCAAGGGAATCTACTGCCAGTGCAAACGTTAAAACATACACAGTAAAATCTGGAGATACATTATCGGGGATTGGTTCACGTTTCGGTGTAGGTGTTTCTTCACTGAAAAGTTGGAATAACATTTCAGGCCACCTCATTTACGTTGGTCAAAAACTTAGCTTAAAGGGTTCAGCACTTACGGATAAAGTTGATACTTCTTCTAATACCCAACCTACTCAGGTTTCAAACTCTGGATTAATTGCGGAAGCTAAAAAACATCTAGGTACACCATACCAATGGGGTGGAGAGTCACCGGCAGGTTTTGATTGCAGCGGCTTCCTACAGTACGTATTTGGAAAAGAGGGAATCAACACTCCTCGAACAGTAGCTTCCATTTATGCGGATAACCGTTTAGAAAGTGTTTCTAATCTGCAAGTAGGGGATATTGTTTTCTTTGAAACATACAAGCCTGGTGCTTCTCACGCAGGAATTTATGTTGGTGGGAATCAATTCATCCACGCTGGGTCTTCTCGCGGTGTAGAAATCAGTTCACTTTCTAACCCATACTGGAGCCCACGTTACATTGGCGCAAAGCGCTTCTAA
- the glcT gene encoding glucose PTS transporter transcription antiterminator GlcT has translation MDEGLTIDKVLNNNVVIAKHPSYEEVVLIGKGIGFGKKKGDFASFNKADKTFLLSSEKEKEQYVNLLPYIDEDFIDFMNDILYHIETRMGQELNEHIHVALTDHLAFAINRSQKSMQFNNPFLPEIESLYPKEYQIAMEVVTMVYDKMKIHFPEGEIGFIALHIHSAVTDKTLREINRHNQLITTLVQLVEETMEVTIDRHSVDYHRLVQHLHRAVDRVVQNENTDDEIRLENMLKQEYPVCYNLAWKLIKVMQKQLNKPVDESEAIYLTIHLQRLTYKS, from the coding sequence ATGGATGAAGGTTTGACGATTGATAAAGTACTGAATAATAATGTAGTTATTGCAAAACATCCCTCGTATGAAGAGGTGGTGTTAATTGGTAAGGGAATAGGCTTCGGAAAGAAAAAGGGAGACTTCGCTTCGTTTAATAAAGCTGATAAAACGTTTTTGCTTAGTAGTGAGAAGGAGAAAGAGCAGTACGTCAACCTCCTTCCCTATATTGATGAAGACTTTATCGATTTTATGAACGATATCCTCTATCATATTGAGACGAGAATGGGGCAGGAGTTAAACGAACATATTCATGTTGCCTTAACCGACCACCTGGCTTTTGCTATTAATCGCTCACAAAAAAGCATGCAATTTAACAATCCTTTTCTACCTGAAATAGAGTCGCTTTACCCGAAGGAATACCAAATTGCAATGGAAGTAGTCACAATGGTTTATGATAAGATGAAAATTCATTTCCCTGAAGGTGAAATAGGGTTTATTGCCTTACATATTCATAGTGCAGTGACAGATAAAACTCTTCGTGAAATCAACCGGCACAACCAGTTGATTACAACACTCGTCCAATTAGTTGAAGAAACCATGGAAGTTACTATTGATCGTCATAGTGTGGATTACCATCGTTTAGTACAACACTTGCACAGGGCTGTTGACCGTGTCGTGCAGAATGAAAATACAGACGATGAGATTCGACTCGAAAACATGTTGAAACAAGAGTATCCTGTATGCTATAATCTAGCGTGGAAGTTAATTAAAGTGATGCAAAAACAGCTGAATAAGCCTGTGGATGAATCGGAGGCAATCTACTTAACGATTCATTTGCAAAGGTTAACCTATAAATCTTAA
- a CDS encoding NIPSNAP family protein — protein sequence MFYRRATYKIAPNQYEPWTRFFHEYVLPNQLAHGARLAGRYTTLDHTEVVTIWEYDNYKDYLLVDRKVKESAIYKKALQVEPLYHHLKEDFLEEGGDYHLQKHIVSVSGCFFNEKGEVLLVQNEHRPDTYEMPGDV from the coding sequence ATGTTTTACAGGAGAGCAACATACAAGATAGCACCAAATCAATATGAGCCGTGGACCCGTTTTTTTCATGAGTATGTACTACCGAATCAATTAGCTCACGGTGCCCGTTTAGCCGGACGTTACACGACATTAGACCATACTGAAGTAGTAACAATATGGGAATATGACAACTATAAAGATTATTTACTCGTCGATCGTAAAGTGAAGGAGTCGGCAATTTATAAAAAAGCGTTACAGGTTGAGCCATTGTACCATCATCTGAAGGAAGATTTTTTAGAAGAAGGAGGGGATTACCATCTTCAAAAACACATTGTTTCCGTTTCAGGATGCTTCTTCAATGAAAAAGGAGAAGTGCTCCTTGTGCAAAATGAACACCGTCCAGACACGTATGAAATGCCTGGGGACGTTTAG
- a CDS encoding SDR family NAD(P)-dependent oxidoreductase has protein sequence MKNVLITGAGTGLGRALAHQYSKSGYRVYLSGRTERKLLIVKKEIRQAGGEAEVLICDVTEPASVTEAVKQFEQLDVLINNAGVGIFKDVGSYSEADINKMFNTNVKGTILMTKQASQVLKQSNGRVLNIISTAGLRGKTNESVYCASKFAVRGFTESLHKEWEQESMSATAVYMGGMNTPFWADSTHVTAPEKLKGPEEVAEQIFQEDDGRLEIIIDK, from the coding sequence ATGAAGAACGTTTTAATTACCGGGGCGGGGACAGGGCTTGGACGAGCGCTAGCTCATCAATATTCCAAAAGTGGCTATCGCGTATACTTATCCGGTCGTACTGAACGTAAGCTGCTCATTGTAAAAAAAGAAATCCGCCAGGCGGGCGGGGAAGCAGAAGTATTGATCTGCGATGTTACCGAACCAGCTTCAGTAACTGAAGCTGTAAAACAATTTGAACAGCTTGATGTACTTATAAACAATGCAGGAGTGGGAATTTTTAAAGATGTAGGATCGTATTCAGAAGCGGACATCAACAAAATGTTCAACACGAATGTGAAAGGCACGATCCTTATGACTAAGCAAGCCAGCCAGGTACTTAAACAATCTAATGGGCGGGTTCTTAATATTATTTCCACCGCAGGTTTAAGAGGTAAAACGAATGAAAGTGTCTATTGTGCTTCAAAATTTGCTGTACGCGGCTTCACAGAGAGCCTTCACAAAGAATGGGAGCAAGAGTCAATGTCAGCAACAGCAGTTTATATGGGTGGCATGAACACTCCTTTTTGGGCTGACAGCACACATGTCACGGCACCAGAGAAGTTAAAAGGACCTGAAGAGGTAGCTGAACAAATTTTTCAAGAAGACGATGGACGACTAGAAATCATTATAGATAAGTAA